A genomic window from Massilia sp. METH4 includes:
- a CDS encoding phosphoadenosine phosphosulfate reductase family protein — protein sequence MAERHVLGLSGGRDSAALAVYVRQTMPEVDFEYFFTDTGKELPEVYEFLGRLEGFLGKPILRLNPRRDFDFWLREYGNFLPSAQTRWCTRQLKLAPFEQYVRPMLAAGDKVFSYVAIRGDEEYRQGYSSSQANLKIVLPFREAGIDKVGVIEILESSGVGMPKYYDWRSRSGCTFCFFQQKIEWVRLRERHPEAYEEAKSYEKTALDSGSPFTWTQGEPLTELEKPERVIQIKKDYEFRLERETARRPVNPLRQWDEPIDIDDLYGEDEGGGSCNICHK from the coding sequence ATGGCTGAAAGACACGTGTTGGGTTTGTCAGGTGGCCGTGACAGCGCGGCGCTGGCTGTGTATGTGCGCCAAACCATGCCGGAAGTCGACTTCGAATACTTTTTTACTGATACCGGCAAGGAGTTGCCGGAGGTGTACGAGTTTCTGGGACGCTTGGAGGGTTTTCTCGGCAAACCCATTCTCAGGCTGAATCCACGTCGTGACTTCGATTTCTGGCTGCGCGAGTATGGCAACTTCCTGCCTTCCGCCCAGACTCGCTGGTGCACGCGCCAACTTAAACTCGCGCCGTTCGAGCAGTATGTGCGGCCCATGCTCGCTGCAGGTGATAAGGTGTTCTCGTACGTCGCAATCCGCGGCGACGAGGAATACCGTCAAGGATACTCCTCGTCGCAGGCTAACCTGAAAATCGTGCTGCCGTTCCGCGAGGCCGGGATCGACAAAGTGGGGGTCATCGAGATCCTCGAGTCGTCAGGCGTGGGCATGCCCAAGTATTACGACTGGCGTAGCCGCTCCGGTTGCACGTTCTGCTTCTTCCAACAGAAGATCGAGTGGGTGCGCCTGCGTGAGCGGCACCCGGAGGCGTACGAGGAGGCGAAAAGCTATGAAAAGACCGCCTTGGACAGTGGCTCGCCGTTTACGTGGACACAGGGCGAGCCGCTGACCGAGCTCGAAAAGCCCGAACGCGTCATCCAGATCAAGAAGGACTACGAGTTTCGCCTTGAACGCGAAACGGCGCGTCGCCCCGTCAATCCCTTGCGCCAGTGGGACGAGCCAATCGATATCGACGACCTGTACGGGGAAGACGAAGGTGGCGGATCGTGCAACATCTGCCATAAGTGA
- a CDS encoding DNA phosphorothioation-associated putative methyltransferase, which translates to MSKEQFSGFDVGKFVGGFLYLHTTALPRLPEAWRQATAQAVELARVCPDQDFNVVKLNPRGDELSLLDYRDFFDDPFPALGRSWRVSLERGSVVYRNYEESRNPPILHRKELLLPASHMRIEEYRTMTQTAEALGLFAETNRIGFREQWHALIQERGYVLIDGQLRPLANAIAPPDTPSVSIEAGGVRRHLTALSRSNYSAPVQALLRHGLIDFDTNFFDYGCGKGDDVRNLAANGVAAAGWDPYYASDAPKSPARTVNLGFVINVIEDIEERVAALRGAYALTQGVLSVAAMLTSQCPVDGRPYRDGYLSSRDTFQKYYSQAQLRDFIEHTLDENAIAVVPGVFFVFRDKELEQRFLTARYGRQRQATAQGWTYARQVQPSRPARIPREPKGPRPTVDRTTLLFEAHQEDFGRLWQRFLELGRPADKHEVDEALRARLEQSISSWAKTKRITLDRFPTSELDASRVARISDLLVFGAQQQFEQRAAYRELEPGLRADVRYFFGDYTIWQAHARAMLFDVGNRARIEAASQEAAAKGYGWLTQGHSLQLHISLLERLPTLLRVYVACATLLCGDVSEFDLVKIHIRSGKVTLLKFEDFAAQPLPRLQQRVKVNLRDQDLDVFNYSVDYPPTLLYHKSRFINEEFPHFAEQLAFEDALDQLGLHDLSGYGPSEAEFHLTLTRARWEVDGFALRRCTRAPAIDDRCGTHLTYRDLIECGETQARLDLANRPREADTYTALYELATRVLDPVIDYFGMVKLTYGFCSQELAKEISGRIAVELDQHAGHERKRNGKPVCERLGAACDFLVEDEDMEEVANWVFENTLVDRVYFYGKDRPIHVSYSQTPARQLVAMLPNLSGRRVPRVLRKSHD; encoded by the coding sequence ATGAGCAAAGAGCAGTTTAGCGGTTTTGACGTCGGCAAGTTCGTCGGCGGCTTCTTGTACCTCCACACGACCGCCTTACCGCGACTGCCGGAAGCGTGGCGCCAAGCCACCGCGCAAGCGGTCGAGTTGGCGCGTGTTTGCCCAGACCAAGACTTTAACGTCGTTAAACTCAACCCGCGCGGCGACGAACTGTCTCTGCTGGACTATCGTGACTTCTTCGACGACCCTTTCCCTGCGCTGGGCAGGAGCTGGCGCGTCTCGCTCGAGCGCGGTTCGGTGGTATATCGTAACTATGAAGAATCGCGCAACCCGCCTATCTTGCACCGCAAGGAATTGTTGCTGCCAGCCTCACACATGCGAATCGAGGAATACCGAACGATGACGCAGACAGCGGAAGCACTGGGGCTCTTTGCCGAAACCAATCGCATTGGCTTTCGAGAGCAATGGCATGCGTTGATTCAAGAGCGCGGTTACGTACTGATCGACGGGCAGCTGCGGCCGCTCGCTAACGCCATTGCTCCTCCCGATACGCCATCCGTGTCAATCGAAGCCGGTGGTGTGCGCCGTCACCTGACTGCGCTGTCGCGCTCGAATTACTCTGCGCCTGTGCAGGCTTTACTGCGCCATGGGCTGATCGATTTCGATACAAACTTTTTCGACTACGGCTGTGGCAAGGGCGACGACGTTCGCAACCTCGCAGCGAACGGCGTGGCTGCGGCTGGTTGGGATCCCTACTATGCGAGTGATGCGCCGAAGTCCCCGGCCCGCACAGTTAATCTCGGCTTCGTTATCAACGTGATCGAAGATATCGAGGAGCGCGTAGCGGCCTTGCGCGGCGCCTACGCCCTGACGCAAGGAGTTCTCTCCGTCGCTGCGATGCTAACGAGCCAGTGTCCGGTCGACGGCCGACCTTATCGGGATGGCTATCTGTCCTCGCGTGACACCTTTCAGAAATACTACTCGCAAGCACAGCTACGCGACTTCATCGAGCACACGCTGGATGAAAATGCTATCGCGGTCGTACCCGGGGTGTTTTTCGTGTTCCGGGACAAGGAGCTCGAGCAGAGATTCCTGACGGCGCGCTACGGACGACAGCGCCAAGCGACTGCCCAGGGATGGACTTATGCGCGCCAAGTCCAGCCCTCCAGGCCAGCGCGGATCCCGCGCGAGCCAAAAGGGCCGCGTCCGACGGTTGACCGGACCACGCTGCTGTTCGAGGCCCATCAGGAAGACTTCGGACGACTGTGGCAGCGCTTTCTTGAGCTCGGCAGGCCTGCCGACAAGCATGAGGTCGACGAGGCGTTGCGCGCTCGGCTCGAACAATCGATCAGCTCTTGGGCAAAGACCAAACGCATCACTCTCGACCGGTTTCCGACAAGCGAACTTGACGCCTCACGCGTCGCCCGTATCTCCGATCTTTTGGTATTTGGCGCGCAGCAGCAATTCGAACAGCGCGCTGCCTACCGTGAGCTCGAGCCTGGTTTGCGCGCCGACGTGCGCTACTTCTTTGGCGACTACACGATTTGGCAAGCGCATGCCCGGGCGATGCTATTCGACGTTGGCAATCGCGCGCGAATCGAAGCCGCGTCCCAAGAGGCGGCGGCTAAGGGTTACGGGTGGCTAACGCAAGGGCACTCGCTGCAATTGCACATCAGTTTGCTGGAGCGCTTGCCAACCCTGCTGCGTGTCTACGTCGCCTGCGCAACCCTGTTGTGTGGGGATGTTTCGGAATTCGACCTAGTCAAAATTCATATCCGATCTGGCAAGGTCACGCTGCTGAAATTCGAGGATTTCGCGGCCCAGCCATTACCGCGTCTACAGCAGCGAGTGAAGGTGAACCTGCGCGACCAGGATCTCGACGTGTTTAACTACAGCGTTGACTATCCGCCCACGCTGCTGTATCACAAGTCGCGCTTCATCAATGAAGAGTTCCCACATTTTGCGGAGCAACTGGCGTTCGAGGACGCCCTTGACCAGCTCGGTCTGCATGACTTGTCCGGGTATGGTCCTTCGGAGGCCGAGTTTCATTTGACGCTCACTCGCGCTCGCTGGGAGGTCGATGGTTTCGCGCTGCGGCGTTGTACGCGCGCTCCCGCTATCGACGATCGGTGCGGCACGCATCTGACCTATCGCGACCTGATCGAGTGCGGCGAGACCCAAGCACGGCTGGACCTGGCGAACCGCCCGCGCGAAGCGGACACGTACACCGCTCTGTACGAGCTGGCAACACGCGTGCTGGATCCGGTGATCGACTACTTCGGCATGGTCAAGCTTACCTATGGCTTCTGTTCTCAGGAACTGGCGAAGGAAATTAGCGGGCGGATCGCGGTCGAACTCGATCAGCACGCGGGGCACGAACGGAAGAGAAATGGCAAACCGGTTTGCGAACGGCTCGGTGCCGCCTGCGACTTTCTGGTCGAGGACGAAGATATGGAAGAAGTTGCGAACTGGGTGTTTGAAAACACGCTTGTAGACCGCGTGTATTTCTATGGCAAAGACCGGCCTATTCACGTCAGCTATTCGCAAACCCCTGCGCGACAGCTCGTAGCCATGCTACCGAACCTCTCTGGCCGGCGGGTGCCCCGGGTGCTGCGAAAATCGCACGATTAA
- a CDS encoding FtsK/SpoIIIE domain-containing protein — translation MQANRIVGRVGATVLKKRIADMEQTAQDTTARFRLDRLSSAQIASVVREVTSDPILAGQIDVKVPVFLVHGEEMPDGATISGNAGDGRNFNTDKPVLLTANGDEPGIADTVAYVAALGAREFKSHSEAWAEAATRIVGVTPTADDMRIFRAALAGLFAAAELDLPLRQAGEYCAAVASAIHVEGFPIRLALGYALPILGLPRDRSLFANERTFGTAMSPWRKQFDKTALDRRELLGKSRKNGQPIDAAELKERYDANESLIAEHARPIVRAFIQADAGDKHAAAALAELEWEADGVNLIFDRPKERQLGLAAATREFFDDDHPDVLDERWTQYLEELRARERRSDWQKPEDEEFFDRHRQFIEENSDLRKRWEKIIFGKPVECIDLLDGLVTATHRLTQSVDSVQGDRFLRIRVRRTSKDWRTNFNHDVGAFFSMMYRGLRESLGERVEWQVDGKGHNPHDPLFSFPEYFAHANRNNKYKVNVSESRAATQLKFDVSLVERRGQDEFALQKTQLLWSCNARAIGLALREDVQRLLSKGGIACTDVSRKLVSSKGAAQSVSLLDVSTLEAVFGRDAGSLVPPSSRMVDMRKEIKRRIEEEAKNGRYRADQRNTIRQAWNTFEHDYERALNDFFNDGLHAESMLTQADAYGELLRTLLVHARGDVCRLHILAPVLSIGTVRLSGSPQALIIPPWHPERLKALSIKTRRTAGLIAHLLIGQNVSFGDSKIFFRDFTEELEHPFYPEIALATQDKGLTLVAETATVNGYSLFEPPARDETAGMTDVLPGPAAKQVRDLLERFVSLQPHEANNLSVLLYDADAAALPVAAIRELEAMQTDRAMHCNIAVRHRTPAKLRGIYSELVAKGDAEGDMPVTSEISDNFMSKLRVSVSPPGANAAKSPHGFKPFDVAFLHDVVARTATVEWLPVGYTDHTDDLEHAPSRWSYRAVSGEDELKAATFLTCPRQTRSGRAWVDAIHAAERQIDHVEGKSFVPARRISLQDEKLSSMLDEAHGLAEWVATYDELLDKRQLRANGVTVVRYRRHQTNGRNVIVSSTSELRLLSVLVKRRLVEIGFAPNDEQLDTVARRLVDDALLVSGDIVMRAAKRGVSAGELIGLVLSRWLMTQEFAVISRGTQAQLQVFFLLDDYASWLAQQESRLADLLGLCVHEDEDGIQCHICVVEAKYVSAQGAADAKRSSVAQLGATLSTLDEALFGDPGRLDRDLWLSRIADLLLDAVVPPGLTGLLERARSAIRDGNVAISMRGYSQVFVHSQEDDGAGISAGRHVVAVKGTSPASQEVYDRKKLRQLLDAYVAQGDSIAVRQSLATDAPWSVVDIRSPARRTTWTEMVGQLIPAPKTPNDVVVATEATPSVSMPVTAEHSAVVVPQAAAMPHPAPTTTSESTLATLPNASTPPASSMGASVSKYGPALSALVAAKAAATTDDEERNAWAQEATRQLKSALNGYGLQAQVLGTRLTPNGCLVRFAGSDKLRVDDIEARRTQLLTTHGIRLVTIQPKPGEIVVTLAGERRQAVSLWNVWHTRRINRNVAGINGSLILGFQELNGSVLYLNLTGDFGGMTQHEPHSLVAGATGSGKSVLIQALLLDIAATNSSVLAKIVLIDPKMGVDYAVLDSLPHLQEPVVTEKERAAQVLASLVDEMEGRYRKFAAARVRDLTTYNASVEASERLPMMFLVHDEFADWMLDDAYKAAVSAAVQRLGVKARAAGIHLFFGAQRPDKDVMPMQLRDNLGNRLILKVASEATSKIVLDRPGAEQLLGRGHLAARLSGEQGLVYAQAPFLSDAEMGEAVEAIKLDDLQR, via the coding sequence ATGCAGGCAAACCGTATCGTAGGACGGGTGGGTGCCACAGTCCTAAAAAAACGTATTGCCGATATGGAGCAGACCGCGCAAGACACCACTGCGCGTTTCCGGCTTGATCGGCTGTCTTCCGCACAGATCGCGTCGGTCGTGCGCGAGGTGACGAGCGACCCAATATTGGCGGGACAGATTGACGTCAAAGTGCCAGTCTTTTTAGTGCACGGCGAGGAAATGCCGGATGGGGCGACGATCTCCGGCAATGCGGGGGATGGGCGCAATTTCAATACCGACAAGCCGGTCCTGTTGACGGCCAACGGTGATGAGCCCGGCATTGCGGATACCGTTGCGTATGTGGCCGCGTTGGGCGCGCGCGAATTCAAGAGTCACAGCGAGGCTTGGGCCGAGGCCGCCACGCGCATCGTCGGTGTTACGCCGACCGCCGACGACATGCGGATTTTCCGCGCTGCGTTGGCGGGTTTGTTTGCCGCCGCTGAGCTCGATCTGCCGTTGCGCCAAGCCGGGGAATATTGTGCAGCCGTCGCTAGTGCGATCCACGTCGAAGGCTTCCCGATTCGCCTGGCGCTTGGCTATGCATTGCCTATTCTTGGTTTACCCCGTGATCGCTCGTTATTTGCCAACGAACGCACCTTTGGTACCGCCATGAGCCCATGGCGCAAGCAATTCGACAAGACCGCCCTTGATCGGAGGGAGCTCCTTGGGAAGTCGCGTAAAAACGGACAGCCGATCGACGCGGCTGAATTGAAAGAGCGGTATGACGCGAACGAATCATTGATCGCGGAGCACGCCCGTCCTATCGTGCGGGCGTTTATCCAAGCCGATGCCGGGGACAAGCACGCTGCTGCCGCGTTGGCTGAACTGGAATGGGAAGCCGATGGCGTCAACCTGATCTTTGACCGCCCGAAAGAGCGCCAGTTGGGCCTTGCGGCTGCCACCCGCGAGTTCTTCGACGACGACCATCCTGACGTCCTCGATGAGCGGTGGACACAGTACCTTGAAGAACTTAGGGCCAGGGAACGCCGTTCGGATTGGCAAAAGCCAGAGGACGAGGAATTCTTTGACCGCCATCGGCAGTTTATTGAAGAGAACAGTGACCTGCGTAAGCGCTGGGAAAAGATTATCTTCGGTAAGCCCGTCGAGTGCATTGACTTACTCGACGGGTTGGTAACGGCCACACATCGCTTGACGCAAAGTGTGGACAGCGTGCAGGGCGATCGCTTCTTGCGTATTCGGGTGCGCCGCACGAGCAAGGATTGGCGTACCAACTTTAACCACGACGTAGGTGCGTTCTTCTCGATGATGTACCGTGGTCTGCGCGAGAGTCTTGGTGAACGCGTCGAGTGGCAAGTCGATGGTAAGGGGCACAATCCACACGACCCTTTGTTCTCCTTCCCAGAATATTTTGCACACGCGAATCGCAACAACAAGTACAAGGTCAACGTCTCCGAAAGCCGGGCAGCGACACAACTGAAATTCGACGTCTCGTTGGTTGAACGGCGCGGCCAGGACGAGTTCGCGTTGCAAAAGACCCAATTGCTGTGGTCCTGCAACGCGCGTGCCATTGGCTTGGCGCTCAGGGAAGATGTACAACGTTTGCTGTCCAAGGGTGGCATTGCGTGTACTGATGTGTCGCGTAAGCTCGTTAGCAGCAAAGGCGCCGCGCAAAGTGTCTCGTTGTTGGACGTGAGTACCCTTGAGGCCGTCTTTGGTCGCGACGCTGGATCCTTGGTGCCGCCGTCGAGCCGTATGGTGGACATGCGAAAGGAGATCAAGAGGCGGATCGAGGAAGAAGCGAAGAATGGCCGCTATCGCGCCGATCAGCGCAACACCATTCGCCAGGCGTGGAACACGTTCGAACACGATTACGAGCGTGCACTGAACGATTTTTTCAACGACGGCCTGCATGCCGAGTCCATGCTGACGCAAGCGGACGCGTATGGCGAATTGCTACGTACGCTGTTGGTCCACGCGCGGGGAGACGTGTGTCGGTTGCACATCCTAGCACCCGTGCTGTCGATTGGTACCGTGAGGCTATCCGGTAGTCCGCAGGCATTGATTATCCCGCCTTGGCACCCGGAGCGCTTAAAAGCCCTGTCCATCAAAACACGACGCACGGCCGGATTGATCGCACACCTGCTCATTGGCCAAAATGTGAGCTTTGGCGATTCGAAGATCTTCTTCCGTGATTTCACGGAGGAGCTCGAGCATCCGTTCTACCCTGAGATCGCCTTGGCGACGCAAGACAAGGGCTTGACCTTGGTGGCGGAAACGGCCACAGTCAATGGCTACAGTTTGTTTGAGCCGCCCGCGCGTGATGAAACGGCTGGCATGACCGATGTGCTGCCCGGTCCGGCCGCCAAACAGGTGCGTGATTTGCTCGAACGTTTCGTCAGCCTGCAACCGCACGAAGCCAACAACCTGAGTGTGCTGTTGTACGACGCGGATGCGGCGGCCTTGCCGGTTGCCGCCATTCGTGAGCTCGAAGCCATGCAAACGGACCGCGCGATGCACTGCAATATCGCCGTCCGTCATCGCACGCCAGCCAAGCTACGCGGTATCTATTCGGAGTTGGTAGCGAAAGGCGACGCCGAAGGCGACATGCCGGTCACAAGCGAGATCTCAGACAATTTCATGTCGAAGCTGCGGGTCTCGGTGTCGCCGCCAGGCGCCAATGCCGCCAAGAGCCCGCACGGCTTCAAACCGTTCGACGTGGCCTTCTTGCACGATGTCGTTGCGCGTACCGCGACCGTTGAATGGCTCCCCGTTGGCTACACCGACCATACTGACGACCTCGAGCACGCGCCGTCACGCTGGTCGTATCGCGCCGTCTCCGGTGAAGACGAATTGAAAGCCGCTACCTTCCTAACGTGTCCGAGACAAACGCGGTCGGGCCGCGCATGGGTTGACGCGATTCACGCGGCCGAGCGCCAAATTGACCACGTTGAGGGCAAGTCATTTGTCCCAGCACGGCGTATTTCGCTGCAAGACGAGAAGCTTAGCTCGATGCTCGACGAAGCGCACGGCTTGGCGGAGTGGGTTGCGACCTATGACGAGTTGCTCGATAAGCGCCAACTGCGCGCCAACGGTGTGACCGTCGTACGTTATCGTCGCCACCAAACGAATGGTCGGAACGTCATCGTGAGTTCGACAAGTGAACTGCGTTTGTTGTCGGTCCTCGTCAAACGTCGTCTGGTCGAAATCGGCTTCGCGCCAAACGACGAGCAACTCGACACGGTGGCCAGGCGCTTGGTCGACGACGCGTTGTTGGTGTCGGGCGATATCGTCATGCGTGCCGCTAAGCGCGGCGTGTCCGCTGGTGAATTGATCGGACTGGTGTTGAGTCGCTGGCTGATGACCCAAGAATTTGCGGTCATCAGCCGCGGGACGCAGGCACAGCTTCAAGTATTTTTCCTGCTTGACGATTATGCGTCTTGGCTGGCGCAACAAGAAAGCCGGCTCGCGGACCTGTTGGGCTTATGTGTTCATGAAGATGAAGACGGCATCCAATGCCATATCTGCGTGGTTGAGGCAAAGTATGTGTCTGCGCAAGGCGCAGCCGACGCAAAACGCTCTTCGGTTGCACAATTAGGCGCAACCTTGTCGACCTTGGATGAGGCCCTGTTTGGTGATCCCGGCCGACTCGACCGCGATTTGTGGCTCTCGCGTATAGCCGATTTGCTGCTCGACGCGGTGGTCCCACCTGGATTGACCGGCTTGCTTGAACGTGCGCGCTCAGCAATCCGTGACGGCAACGTCGCGATTTCAATGCGCGGTTATTCGCAAGTGTTCGTGCATTCGCAGGAAGACGATGGCGCAGGCATCAGTGCTGGGCGGCATGTCGTGGCCGTCAAAGGTACATCGCCCGCCTCACAAGAGGTCTACGACAGGAAAAAACTGCGACAGCTGTTGGATGCATATGTCGCGCAAGGGGACTCCATCGCGGTGCGGCAATCGCTTGCCACAGATGCACCGTGGAGTGTAGTCGACATACGGTCACCCGCCCGGCGCACGACCTGGACCGAGATGGTGGGACAGCTGATCCCGGCGCCAAAAACGCCCAATGATGTGGTCGTGGCGACTGAGGCGACGCCCAGCGTATCCATGCCGGTAACGGCAGAACACAGCGCGGTAGTTGTGCCACAAGCCGCGGCAATGCCGCACCCCGCGCCAACGACCACCTCGGAGTCCACCTTGGCCACACTGCCCAATGCCAGCACGCCGCCAGCGTCAAGCATGGGTGCCAGCGTCTCCAAATATGGTCCCGCTCTGAGCGCCTTGGTGGCAGCGAAAGCCGCAGCGACGACCGATGACGAAGAACGTAACGCGTGGGCCCAGGAGGCCACCCGCCAGCTCAAGTCCGCGCTCAACGGTTATGGCTTGCAAGCGCAAGTCTTGGGAACCCGACTGACCCCAAATGGTTGTTTGGTGCGCTTTGCCGGCTCCGATAAGCTGCGCGTGGATGACATCGAAGCGCGCCGTACGCAGTTGCTGACGACGCATGGGATCCGTTTGGTCACGATTCAACCGAAACCGGGCGAGATCGTCGTCACACTTGCCGGGGAACGCCGTCAAGCGGTGTCATTGTGGAATGTTTGGCATACGCGCCGAATCAATCGCAACGTCGCTGGCATCAATGGCTCGCTGATTCTAGGATTTCAAGAATTGAATGGTTCGGTGCTGTATTTGAATCTGACGGGCGACTTCGGTGGAATGACTCAACACGAACCGCATTCCCTAGTGGCGGGCGCCACCGGTAGCGGCAAATCGGTGCTCATCCAGGCCTTGCTGCTCGATATCGCTGCTACCAATTCATCGGTGCTTGCGAAGATCGTTTTGATCGATCCAAAGATGGGCGTCGATTACGCAGTCCTAGACTCCCTACCGCACTTGCAAGAGCCGGTCGTGACCGAAAAAGAGCGCGCAGCCCAGGTATTGGCGAGCTTGGTGGACGAGATGGAAGGACGGTATCGGAAGTTTGCTGCCGCCCGGGTGCGCGACCTGACTACCTACAACGCGAGCGTCGAGGCAAGCGAACGTTTGCCGATGATGTTCTTGGTACACGATGAGTTTGCGGACTGGATGTTGGATGATGCCTATAAGGCCGCGGTGAGTGCTGCGGTCCAGCGTCTCGGTGTGAAGGCGCGCGCAGCCGGCATCCACTTGTTCTTTGGCGCCCAGCGCCCTGACAAGGACGTGATGCCGATGCAGTTGCGCGACAACTTAGGAAATCGGTTGATTTTGAAAGTCGCCAGCGAAGCGACGTCGAAAATCGTTCTAGACCGCCCTGGCGCTGAACAATTACTGGGCCGTGGACACCTCGCCGCACGCTTAAGTGGCGAGCAAGGTCTGGTGTATGCGCAAGCGCCTTTCTTGTCGGATGCGGAGATGGGCGAAGCCGTGGAAGCCATTAAACTCGACGATTTACAACGTTGA